Proteins from a genomic interval of Acidobacteriota bacterium:
- a CDS encoding MBL fold metallo-hydrolase, translating to MRICILSSGSSGNATLLVAGETRVLVDCGLSGRETIKRLQAVGEDPAKLDGVVITHEHGDHARGLSALCKALNVPIYVADATLVACKLGDKQPLVRRGEAICSTQDFQIGAFRFSPFAIPHDAADPLAFTVEANGCKLGMAVDLGYINALAAERFRGADALIIEANHEIEMLRACTYYPWALKQRILSRVGHTSNDEMARFLRDDFDGKAAHIVLAHLSQNTNHPEIARLAAIQALQERAPLFSADAERRVRIARYGAPSEWIEL from the coding sequence ATGCGCATTTGCATCCTGAGCAGCGGGAGTTCCGGCAATGCGACCCTGCTGGTCGCGGGTGAAACCCGTGTGCTGGTGGATTGCGGCCTGAGCGGGCGCGAAACCATCAAACGTCTGCAAGCCGTCGGCGAAGACCCTGCCAAACTCGACGGCGTCGTCATCACGCACGAACACGGCGACCACGCGCGCGGCCTGTCGGCGTTGTGCAAAGCGCTGAACGTGCCCATTTATGTCGCCGATGCCACACTGGTGGCCTGTAAGCTCGGCGACAAGCAACCGCTGGTGCGGCGCGGCGAAGCCATCTGCTCAACGCAAGATTTCCAAATCGGGGCGTTCCGGTTCAGTCCCTTTGCAATCCCGCACGATGCCGCTGACCCGCTGGCTTTCACGGTCGAAGCGAATGGCTGCAAGCTGGGGATGGCGGTGGATTTGGGCTACATCAACGCGCTGGCGGCGGAGCGCTTTCGCGGCGCCGATGCGTTGATCATCGAAGCCAACCACGAGATCGAAATGTTGCGCGCTTGCACCTATTACCCCTGGGCGTTGAAGCAGCGCATTCTGAGTCGTGTGGGCCATACCTCGAATGACGAGATGGCGCGATTTTTACGTGATGATTTCGACGGCAAGGCGGCGCATATCGTGTTGGCGCATCTGTCGCAAAACACCAATCATCCTGAAATCGCCCGGCTGGCCGCGATTCAGGCTTTGCAGGAACGCGCGCCGCTGTTTAGCGCCGACGCCGAACGGCGCGTGCGCATCGCGCGATACGGCGCGCCGAGCGAGTGGATTGAGTTGTGA
- a CDS encoding VWA domain-containing protein, translating into MKSKRGKNPVVIGCLAVSLLSCLFVPFLRPLTSRAQSGRKPQQQPGQQPATEKPIARIETKEVIVPLSAYDAEGKLVSDLEPKDVLVLEDGEPRPVSYIRHEPANIVLMLDLNNELGTFKNGTHIRSRSEAEKEAASADKQKPMWHQQGEYQIVARPATREFADNLVKKLSPADSLAIIQYADKVQLVQDWTSDGAEALRALQAKYRIGLKGRYYDALKLAAEKLEERKTGRRIVILISDGLDSASKTNRQQAINALARAQATLYIVGWAEVLREEISIALQRVKANAPAGIDLLGNARKRIEELQRYQRLLEGAAIQLRDLAETTGGEWLEPPNYDELVNSPRRIAAEIGAQYSLAFITETRPSLDNTRAIEVLAARKGLTVRSRRSYWVGE; encoded by the coding sequence ATGAAGAGCAAGAGAGGTAAGAACCCAGTTGTCATCGGCTGTCTCGCTGTCTCGCTGTTGAGCTGCCTCTTTGTTCCTTTTCTGCGGCCACTCACCAGCCGCGCCCAATCTGGCCGCAAACCGCAACAACAGCCTGGTCAACAGCCGGCTACTGAAAAGCCTATTGCGCGCATCGAAACCAAAGAGGTCATCGTTCCTCTGAGCGCCTACGACGCGGAAGGCAAACTGGTCAGCGATCTCGAACCCAAAGATGTGTTGGTGTTGGAAGACGGCGAACCGCGTCCGGTCAGTTACATACGCCACGAACCCGCCAACATCGTATTGATGCTCGACCTGAACAACGAACTCGGCACCTTCAAAAACGGCACGCACATCCGTTCCCGTTCAGAAGCGGAGAAAGAAGCCGCGAGCGCAGACAAGCAAAAGCCTATGTGGCATCAGCAAGGCGAGTATCAAATTGTGGCGCGTCCGGCGACGCGCGAATTCGCCGACAATCTCGTCAAGAAGCTTTCGCCCGCCGACAGCCTGGCGATCATTCAATACGCCGACAAAGTGCAACTCGTGCAGGACTGGACGAGCGATGGCGCTGAGGCGTTGCGCGCCTTGCAGGCGAAATATCGCATCGGCTTGAAAGGCCGCTATTACGACGCGCTCAAGCTGGCCGCCGAGAAACTCGAAGAACGCAAAACCGGGCGCCGCATCGTCATTCTCATCAGCGATGGTTTGGATTCGGCCAGCAAGACGAATCGTCAACAGGCGATCAACGCGCTCGCCCGCGCGCAGGCGACGCTTTACATCGTCGGTTGGGCCGAAGTCTTGCGCGAAGAGATCAGCATCGCGTTACAGCGCGTGAAAGCCAATGCGCCGGCGGGTATTGATTTGCTGGGCAACGCGCGCAAACGCATCGAGGAATTGCAACGCTATCAACGCCTGCTCGAAGGCGCCGCGATCCAGTTGCGCGATTTGGCCGAGACGACGGGTGGCGAATGGCTAGAGCCGCCGAATTATGACGAACTGGTGAATTCGCCCCGGCGCATCGCCGCTGAAATCGGCGCGCAATACAGCCTGGCCTTTATCACCGAGACGCGCCCGAGCCTGGACAACACGCGCGCCATCGAAGTGCTGGCTGCGCGTAAAGGCCTGACTGTGCGCTCGCGGCGCAGTTATTGGGTGGGAGAGTGA
- a CDS encoding type II toxin-antitoxin system Phd/YefM family antitoxin, which translates to MSTITVDELERTGMSWLQRIAAGETLLVMRAGEPVAEIKPVAAPEAEPGQLRPYGLAAGEFVVPDDFDDPLPDELLDAFEGR; encoded by the coding sequence ATGAGTACGATTACTGTAGATGAACTAGAACGTACTGGCATGAGTTGGCTGCAACGCATCGCGGCAGGCGAAACGCTGCTGGTAATGCGAGCGGGCGAGCCTGTGGCAGAAATTAAACCAGTGGCGGCACCTGAGGCGGAACCTGGGCAATTGCGCCCGTATGGTTTGGCCGCGGGGGAATTTGTCGTGCCGGATGATTTTGACGACCCCTTACCTGATGAATTGCTAGACGCCTTTGAGGGAAGATGA
- a CDS encoding adenylosuccinate lyase, whose translation MIKRYTLPAMGAIWTEENRFQKWLEVEIAACQANAEAGNIPGEAVLVIKEKAKFSVERIHELEKTLDHDVIAFTTNLAEHIGPEARWVHYGLTSSDVVDTANALLLVEAGDLILAKLQRLSDVLKERALEHKDTPMIGRTHGVHAEPTTLGLTFALWYEENRRNIDRMTRARVGVSYGKLSGAVGSFAHLDPDIEERVCFLLGLRPASVSTQVIQRDRYAEFVSVLAIIASSIEKFALQIRHWQRTEVREALEYFKPGQKGSSAMPHKRNPILSERLCGMARVVRGYALTAFENNALWHERDISHSSAERVILPDACIAVDYMLAKAASLIETLVVNQDQLLANLNLTRGIVFSGQLLLALASAGVAREEAYYWVQRNALQSWDEGLDFRALVKQDADIAARLTAEQIEKAFDVRLMLKNVDRVFERVFGGGITKYSGALPLNQDT comes from the coding sequence ATGATTAAACGCTACACCCTGCCCGCAATGGGCGCGATCTGGACGGAAGAAAACCGTTTCCAAAAATGGCTCGAAGTTGAAATTGCCGCCTGTCAGGCCAATGCTGAAGCGGGCAACATTCCCGGCGAGGCCGTGCTCGTCATCAAAGAGAAAGCCAAATTCTCGGTCGAGCGCATTCACGAACTCGAAAAGACGCTGGACCACGATGTCATCGCCTTCACGACCAATCTGGCCGAGCACATCGGCCCTGAGGCGCGCTGGGTGCATTACGGGCTGACTTCGTCTGACGTTGTGGACACGGCCAATGCGCTCTTACTGGTCGAAGCGGGCGATTTGATTTTGGCCAAGCTGCAACGCTTGAGCGACGTGCTGAAAGAGCGCGCGTTGGAGCACAAAGACACGCCGATGATTGGCCGCACGCACGGCGTGCACGCCGAACCGACGACGCTGGGGCTGACTTTCGCGCTTTGGTACGAAGAGAACCGGCGCAACATTGATCGTATGACGCGCGCGCGCGTCGGGGTCAGTTACGGCAAACTTTCAGGCGCGGTCGGCAGCTTTGCCCATCTCGACCCTGACATCGAAGAGCGCGTTTGTTTCCTGCTCGGTTTGCGTCCGGCCAGCGTTTCGACGCAGGTGATTCAACGCGACCGTTATGCCGAATTCGTCTCGGTGCTGGCGATCATCGCCTCGTCCATCGAAAAGTTCGCGCTGCAAATCCGCCACTGGCAACGCACCGAAGTCCGCGAGGCGCTGGAGTATTTCAAGCCCGGCCAGAAAGGCTCTTCGGCGATGCCGCACAAACGCAATCCAATTCTCTCCGAACGGCTGTGCGGCATGGCCCGCGTCGTGCGCGGCTACGCGCTGACGGCCTTTGAAAACAACGCGCTCTGGCACGAACGCGACATCTCGCATTCGTCCGCCGAACGCGTCATCCTGCCCGACGCCTGCATCGCGGTGGATTACATGCTGGCGAAGGCGGCCTCGCTGATCGAAACGCTGGTCGTCAACCAAGACCAACTGCTCGCCAATCTGAACCTCACGCGCGGCATCGTTTTTTCGGGCCAGTTGCTGCTAGCGCTCGCCAGCGCGGGCGTCGCGCGCGAAGAGGCGTATTACTGGGTGCAACGCAACGCGCTGCAATCGTGGGACGAGGGGCTGGATTTCCGCGCGCTGGTCAAACAGGACGCCGACATCGCGGCGCGGCTGACGGCAGAACAGATTGAAAAGGCGTTTGATGTGCGACTGATGCTGAAAAACGTAGACCGCGTCTTTGAGCGGGTGTTTGGCGGAGGGATTACCAAATACAGCGGCGCGCTGCCGTTGAATCAGGACACATGA
- the purS gene encoding phosphoribosylformylglycinamidine synthase subunit PurS: MLAKVYVTLKTGVLDPQGKAIHHAASTIGYQGIDDVRQGKYFEVKLDATLDEVTAKTQIEKFAHDVLANPVIEDYRVELVRQ; the protein is encoded by the coding sequence ATGTTGGCAAAAGTGTATGTGACATTGAAAACCGGCGTGCTTGACCCGCAAGGCAAGGCGATTCACCACGCCGCCTCGACCATCGGCTATCAGGGCATTGACGACGTGCGGCAGGGTAAGTATTTCGAGGTCAAACTCGACGCGACGCTGGACGAAGTGACGGCCAAAACACAGATCGAAAAGTTTGCGCACGATGTGTTGGCAAACCCCGTGATTGAGGATTACCGGGTTGAGTTGGTACGGCAATAG
- a CDS encoding VWA domain-containing protein encodes MQSSNSSLKQRRIRFALLLSTSLSLLLPVLPAFSQSGRNVINNRRTLVIPVIAQRVDDPNKPKRLLASTEDKAEVEKFISKLELELFDGSVLQKVESFAPDPTPARIVVLLDNSATIQTDVKKLASVPAAFAPEIYEGDKVQVIGYDTKPEVITEWTDKPEDLQNTVALLRKTDAPHLFDALDVTMEDVLRPEVGFSKRIIVIVGDGLDRDSKIKFEKLLATLQDENITVYAIQVRDRTRGALRKNAPKAAEALEKLTEGTGGKIFPIDGDIKVAVKEICDELRNDRYQLTYYPEGINPINKRLLLISSSDQTIKMRHKAYHPPRGQ; translated from the coding sequence ATGCAAAGTAGTAACTCATCGTTGAAGCAACGTCGCATCAGGTTTGCGCTCCTTCTTTCCACTTCTCTATCCCTGTTGCTCCCCGTTCTTCCGGCGTTCAGCCAATCGGGCCGCAATGTGATCAACAACCGCCGCACCCTGGTCATCCCGGTCATTGCGCAACGCGTAGACGATCCGAACAAACCCAAACGCCTGTTGGCCAGCACCGAAGACAAGGCCGAAGTCGAGAAATTTATCTCCAAACTGGAATTGGAACTGTTCGACGGCAGCGTGCTGCAAAAGGTCGAATCATTCGCGCCCGACCCGACGCCCGCGCGCATCGTCGTCTTGCTTGATAATTCGGCGACCATCCAGACCGATGTCAAAAAACTGGCCTCAGTGCCCGCCGCCTTCGCGCCGGAAATTTACGAGGGCGACAAGGTGCAAGTGATCGGCTACGACACCAAACCCGAAGTCATCACCGAATGGACGGACAAGCCGGAGGATTTGCAGAACACGGTGGCCCTGCTGCGCAAGACCGATGCGCCACACTTGTTCGACGCACTGGACGTGACGATGGAAGATGTGTTGCGGCCCGAGGTAGGCTTCAGCAAACGCATCATCGTGATCGTTGGCGACGGACTGGATCGCGACAGTAAAATCAAATTCGAGAAACTGCTCGCCACCTTGCAGGACGAGAACATCACCGTTTACGCCATCCAGGTGCGCGACCGCACGCGCGGCGCGTTGCGTAAGAACGCGCCCAAAGCCGCTGAAGCTCTCGAAAAACTGACTGAGGGTACCGGCGGTAAGATTTTCCCGATTGACGGCGACATCAAAGTGGCGGTCAAAGAGATTTGCGACGAATTGCGCAATGACCGCTACCAACTCACCTACTACCCCGAAGGCATCAACCCGATCAACAAACGGCTGCTGCTGATCTCCTCTTCCGACCAGACGATCAAGATGCGGCATAAGGCATACCATCCGCCGCGCGGGCAGTAA
- a CDS encoding zinc ribbon domain-containing protein, giving the protein MPIYEYECLKCGNHLEVMQKMSDAPLTKCPQCKANKLEKIFSQTAFQFKGSGWYVTDYSNKGKEAKGGDKKAEKADKTEKTEKAEKTDKADKVDKADKVDKADKPDKSEKKETAAKASTT; this is encoded by the coding sequence ATGCCGATTTACGAATATGAATGTTTGAAATGTGGAAATCACTTGGAAGTGATGCAGAAGATGAGCGATGCGCCGTTGACCAAATGCCCGCAGTGCAAGGCCAACAAACTGGAAAAAATCTTTTCCCAGACGGCCTTTCAGTTCAAAGGCTCCGGCTGGTACGTGACCGATTACAGCAACAAAGGCAAAGAAGCCAAAGGCGGAGACAAGAAAGCTGAAAAAGCCGACAAGACGGAAAAAACTGAAAAAGCTGAGAAAACCGACAAGGCTGATAAAGTGGACAAGGCTGATAAAGTGGACAAGGCTGATAAACCAGACAAGAGTGAGAAGAAAGAAACTGCCGCAAAGGCAAGCACGACTTGA
- a CDS encoding gamma-glutamyltransferase codes for MVEAGLRMLHRGGNAVDAGVAATLAGSVIEFSHFAFGGEVPVLIKLANQPVITINGQGTAPKLATREFFEKRASADGPEVRGRKPGLIPGTGPLAATVPGVLDAMVVALDKFGTLKLADVMQPAIELAEAFPIDELRVSYIRNTRSVFEQWPASKAVFLPNGEVPKVGDIFVQKNLANSLRELVEVEKKNAKRGRSAALQAARDHFYRGPLGKRYCDAVEKAGGLLRAGDLAAFKAELDQPTKVNFHGYEVYKTGFWAQGPVLLQTLNLLESYDLKALKHNSADYVHTLTEAIKLAFADRDRYYGDPHFVKVPAVELLSPEYTAMRRALIDPQVASMEQRPGDPVNKRSLAQLIGYVPTGPTEIPEAERAHDTTCVNVIDGQGNVFSATPSGAWLPSVVAGDTGIPISSRLQSFLLTPGHPNELQPGKRPRVTLSPTLVLKDGQPFAALSTPGGDNQDQALLQVLLNVIEFGMNPQEAVEAARFETLHFVSSFEDHKFNPGILNMESRFGAALHEALKARGHKIEVKPDFAPTAAPTIILYDPQRKLIEAGADVRRGRYAIGW; via the coding sequence GTGGTCGAAGCGGGCTTGCGGATGTTGCATCGCGGCGGCAACGCTGTGGATGCGGGCGTCGCGGCGACGCTGGCCGGTTCGGTGATTGAGTTCTCGCACTTTGCGTTCGGCGGCGAAGTCCCAGTTTTGATTAAGCTGGCGAATCAGCCGGTCATTACCATCAACGGGCAGGGCACTGCGCCTAAGCTGGCGACGCGCGAATTTTTTGAGAAGCGCGCGAGTGCGGATGGCCCGGAAGTTCGCGGGCGCAAACCGGGGTTGATCCCCGGCACCGGCCCGTTGGCAGCGACGGTGCCCGGCGTGCTGGATGCGATGGTTGTCGCGCTCGATAAATTCGGGACGCTGAAGCTGGCCGATGTGATGCAGCCCGCGATTGAATTGGCCGAGGCCTTCCCAATTGACGAACTGCGCGTGTCTTACATTCGCAACACGCGCAGCGTCTTTGAGCAATGGCCCGCCAGCAAAGCCGTCTTCCTGCCCAACGGCGAAGTGCCCAAGGTCGGCGACATCTTCGTGCAAAAGAACCTTGCCAATTCCTTGCGCGAACTGGTCGAGGTCGAAAAGAAAAATGCGAAGCGGGGCCGTAGCGCCGCGTTGCAGGCGGCCCGCGATCATTTTTATCGCGGGCCGTTGGGCAAACGCTATTGCGATGCGGTGGAAAAGGCCGGCGGGCTGTTGCGCGCGGGCGATCTGGCCGCTTTCAAGGCCGAGCTTGACCAGCCGACCAAGGTCAACTTTCACGGCTACGAAGTTTACAAGACTGGATTCTGGGCGCAGGGGCCGGTGTTGTTGCAGACGTTGAATCTGTTGGAAAGCTACGATCTGAAGGCGCTCAAACACAATTCGGCGGATTACGTGCACACGCTGACCGAAGCGATCAAGCTGGCCTTTGCCGACCGCGACCGTTATTACGGCGACCCGCATTTCGTCAAAGTCCCGGCAGTCGAATTGCTCTCGCCCGAATACACGGCCATGCGCCGCGCGCTGATTGATCCGCAAGTCGCTTCAATGGAGCAGCGGCCCGGCGACCCGGTCAACAAACGTTCGCTGGCGCAATTGATTGGTTACGTTCCAACCGGCCCGACCGAAATCCCAGAAGCCGAACGCGCGCACGACACGACCTGCGTCAACGTGATTGACGGCCAGGGCAACGTCTTTTCGGCCACACCGAGCGGCGCGTGGCTGCCCAGCGTGGTGGCGGGCGACACGGGCATCCCAATCTCGTCGCGGCTGCAAAGCTTCCTGCTCACGCCCGGCCATCCAAATGAATTGCAACCGGGCAAGCGCCCGCGCGTGACACTTTCGCCGACGCTGGTGCTGAAAGACGGCCAGCCTTTTGCGGCGCTCTCGACGCCGGGCGGCGACAACCAGGATCAGGCGTTGCTGCAAGTGCTGCTCAACGTGATCGAATTCGGCATGAATCCGCAGGAAGCGGTCGAAGCGGCCCGGTTTGAAACTTTGCATTTCGTCAGCTCGTTTGAAGATCACAAGTTCAATCCGGGCATTTTGAATATGGAGAGCCGCTTCGGCGCAGCGTTGCACGAAGCGCTGAAGGCACGCGGCCACAAGATCGAAGTCAAACCCGACTTTGCGCCCACCGCCGCGCCGACCATCATCCTGTATGATCCACAGCGCAAATTGATTGAAGCAGGGGCGGATGTACGGCGCGGACGATATGCGATTGGCTGGTGA
- a CDS encoding MoxR family ATPase gives MAAATTITTTARLRELQQTIESVIRGKSEVVQLAITTLLAGGHLLVEDVPGVGKTTLAQTLARCLDGSFQRIQFTSDLLPSDIVGVSVFNQQTGDFEFKSGPIFANIILADEINRTTPKTQSSLLEAMSEGRATIENQTYDLPRPFLVLATQNPLEHHGTYPLPESQLDRFLMRIRMGYPAVEEEKQILRQQAQRHPIERVVPLMSADDVLDLQDEVKGVRMDEALLDYLMQIVNATRHSEKLELGVSPRGALSLYRAAQALALTEERDYCLADDIKRLVGPVCGHRVVVSSRYASRLHHGEEAEEILLEIVNSLRVPL, from the coding sequence ATAGCAGCAGCAACAACCATCACTACAACCGCGCGCTTGCGTGAGTTGCAACAGACCATTGAGAGCGTCATTCGCGGCAAGTCCGAAGTCGTGCAACTTGCCATCACGACGTTGCTCGCGGGTGGGCATCTGTTGGTCGAAGACGTGCCCGGCGTCGGCAAAACCACGCTGGCGCAAACGCTGGCGCGCTGTCTGGACGGCAGCTTTCAGCGCATCCAATTCACCAGCGATCTGTTGCCGTCAGACATCGTCGGCGTATCGGTGTTCAACCAACAGACGGGCGACTTTGAATTCAAGTCCGGCCCCATCTTCGCCAACATCATTCTGGCGGACGAGATCAATCGCACCACGCCAAAAACACAGAGCAGCCTGCTCGAAGCCATGTCCGAGGGCCGCGCGACCATCGAGAATCAAACGTATGATTTGCCGCGCCCGTTTTTGGTGCTGGCGACGCAAAACCCACTCGAACATCACGGCACTTACCCGCTGCCCGAATCGCAACTGGATCGTTTCCTGATGCGCATCCGTATGGGCTATCCGGCGGTCGAAGAAGAAAAGCAGATTTTGCGGCAACAGGCGCAGCGCCATCCGATTGAGCGCGTCGTGCCGTTGATGAGCGCCGACGACGTGTTGGATTTGCAGGACGAGGTCAAAGGCGTGCGGATGGACGAAGCCTTGCTCGATTACCTGATGCAAATCGTCAATGCGACGCGCCATTCCGAAAAGCTGGAACTGGGCGTCAGCCCGCGTGGGGCGCTGTCGTTGTATCGCGCGGCGCAGGCACTGGCCCTGACCGAAGAGCGCGATTATTGCCTGGCCGATGACATCAAACGGCTGGTCGGTCCCGTCTGCGGGCATCGCGTCGTCGTCAGCTCGCGTTACGCCAGCCGCTTGCATCACGGCGAAGAGGCCGAAGAGATTTTGCTGGAGATCGTCAACAGCTTGCGCGTGCCGCTGTAA
- a CDS encoding DUF58 domain-containing protein, translating into MFNFLRRNNLSFAVVAGTLACLALGSLVIALTARQRGDLSWATGWMRAALGIFVLLVAYALPKLAQVVQPEALPFRAPFQLPGIGIAFGTFVIVVALTAFSTGNNLLYLIFSLLLATSVVSAVAARLNLTRLELDLKPPKHIFAGEPATLELTLTNRKRLLPSFSLLAVLQEPKADARELAFFAIVPPRARSQVRLTHTFARRGVYELQNLAVVTRFPFGFVERGYTLDSRGELVVYPALQPLREFEHSLPVALGQVESLRKGSGSDLYAIRQYRPADHRHTIDWKATAKTARLMVREFTREDDWRVTIHFDIRATVAESERFERAIALTASLLEYFIRAGAEVRLLIGAADFGYGSSRAHWYALLRELARLQVTEQAVAEPAATTAEWTGAELRNEFRIWLTSAAPAMLPSGLGASTQMIHFDEL; encoded by the coding sequence ATGTTCAACTTCCTGCGTCGCAACAATCTCAGTTTCGCCGTCGTCGCCGGGACGCTGGCGTGTCTGGCGCTGGGTTCGTTGGTGATTGCGCTGACTGCGCGGCAACGTGGCGATCTGAGTTGGGCGACGGGGTGGATGCGCGCGGCGCTGGGCATCTTTGTCTTGCTGGTGGCCTATGCCTTGCCGAAGCTGGCGCAGGTGGTGCAGCCCGAAGCCTTGCCTTTCCGCGCGCCCTTTCAACTGCCCGGCATCGGCATCGCCTTTGGCACCTTTGTGATTGTCGTCGCGCTCACCGCTTTCAGCACCGGCAACAATCTGCTCTATCTGATTTTTTCGTTGTTGCTGGCGACCTCGGTTGTCTCCGCCGTGGCGGCGCGGTTGAATCTGACGCGGCTTGAGTTAGACCTGAAACCGCCCAAGCATATTTTCGCGGGCGAACCGGCCACGCTGGAACTCACGCTGACCAATCGCAAACGCCTGTTGCCGTCGTTTTCATTGCTGGCCGTCTTGCAGGAACCCAAAGCCGACGCGCGCGAGCTGGCCTTTTTTGCCATTGTGCCGCCCCGCGCCCGCTCGCAAGTGCGATTGACGCATACCTTCGCCCGGCGTGGCGTGTATGAACTGCAAAATCTGGCGGTCGTGACGCGCTTTCCGTTCGGCTTTGTCGAACGCGGTTACACGCTCGATAGCCGGGGTGAATTGGTCGTGTATCCGGCGTTGCAACCCTTGCGCGAGTTTGAGCATTCGTTGCCGGTAGCGCTGGGACAGGTCGAAAGCCTGCGCAAGGGCAGCGGCAGCGACCTCTATGCGATTCGCCAATACCGGCCCGCCGATCACCGCCACACGATTGACTGGAAGGCGACCGCCAAAACCGCGCGGCTGATGGTGCGCGAGTTCACGCGCGAAGACGATTGGCGCGTGACGATTCATTTCGATATTCGCGCCACCGTGGCCGAGAGCGAGCGCTTCGAGCGCGCCATCGCGTTGACGGCCAGTTTGCTCGAATATTTCATCCGGGCGGGCGCCGAGGTGCGATTGTTGATTGGCGCGGCGGATTTTGGTTACGGCAGCAGCCGCGCGCATTGGTACGCGCTGTTGCGCGAATTGGCGCGCTTGCAAGTGACGGAGCAAGCTGTGGCGGAACCCGCCGCTACCACAGCAGAGTGGACGGGTGCGGAGTTGCGCAATGAATTCCGCATCTGGCTGACTTCGGCAGCGCCAGCTATGTTGCCGAGCGGCTTAGGCGCGTCAACACAGATGATTCATTTCGACGAGTTGTAA